From the genome of Papio anubis isolate 15944 unplaced genomic scaffold, Panubis1.0 scaffold2097, whole genome shotgun sequence:
TCCATCTGTCTAAAATAATGTCTTAATAACTCTTACCACGGTGCCGatatctcggcccactgcaacctccgcctcccgggttcaagtgattctcctgcctcagcctcccaagtagctgggataacaggtgcgtgccaccacgcctggtggatttttgtagttttagtagagacggggtttcaccatgttggccagtctggtctcgaactcctgacctcaggtgatccgcccacctcggcctcccaaagtgctgggattacaggagagagccaccgcgcacggccggCCCCACAGTAATTTAATATGCAGCCCAGAATGGGGCCTTTCTTCCCACCTAATGTGCAACATTCTCAAGCCCCGTTTTCTAAGTTCACCTGCATTACAGATGCAgttttttctgttctgtgtctGTGCACAGAAGGCCCAGGAGTTACTTTACTCGGTTAAAGATTAAAGTTAtgaagcaggctgggcacagacGCTCatacctagaatcccagcactttgaaaggctgagatgagaggatgtcttgagtccgggagttccagaccagactgggcaacatagcaagaccccatcttccttccttccctccctcccttcccttccttccctccctttcctctctttcctttcttcctttctttctttttctttttctttctcccctcccctcccctctttcttgacagggtctcgctctgtcacccaggctggagtgcagtggtacaatctccgttcgctgtaacctccacctcccaggctcaagcgattctcctgcctcagcctcccgagtagctgggactacaggctatgTCACtactgcccggctaatttttttgtatttttagtagaggcggggtttcagcatgttggccaagctagtcttgaactcctgacctcaaatgatccacgcaactcagcctcccaaagtgctgggattataggcgtgggtcACCCAGCacaacctatttatttatttcttgagacagtctcactctgtcacccagtctggagtgcagtggcgccggctccactcaccgcaacctctgcctcccgagctcaagtgattctcccatgtcagcctcctgagcagctgggattataggcgtctgccctcacgcccggctaacttttgtatttttagtagagttggggtttcgccgtgttagccaggctggtcttgaactcctgacctcaggtgatctgcccaccttggcctcccaaagtgctgggatgacaggtgtgagccacggtgcctggtctgttcccgatttttttttttttttttttttttttgccagcgtGTGATTGAGTTTATTGTAGAGGGTAACAGGAAATGGGAttgtacaaagaaaagagatgtcCCATCCACGGGCCTCAGCAGCCCTGCCACGGATCTGCCTGattctttcccctcaagaagttgATCTTGTCACTTCTCATAATATGGCTGATGCGTTTAATGTCCTCCGCGAGCCCATCCATAGTGAGGATTCCGTTTAGGGTACTGTATGCGCTTTCCACGTTCCCTTCCGGTACCATCACAGTCCTGGGAAGgaacttcagatttttttttgagacggcgtctcgctctgtcgcccagactggagtgcaaaggcacaatctcggctcaccgcaacctctgcctccgggttcaagcgattctcctgcctcagcctcccgagtagctgggatgacaggcgcccaccaccacgcccagctaatttttgtgtttttagtagagacggggtttcaccgtgctggccagctggtcttgaactcgtgaactctcgtgatccacccaccttggcctcccaaagtgctgggatcacaggcatgagccaccgcgcccaccatgcccagctatttttttttaatgaggtttaGCTTCAGATCtcgtatttttctttttccattattattattattgttttttttgagatggaatcttgctctgtcccccaggctggagtaaagtggtgcgatctcggctcactgcaacctccgcgtcccgggttcaagtgattctcctgcctcagcgtcttgagtagctgggattataggcgcccgccaccacgcccggctaagttttgtatttttagtagagatggggtttcaccatcttggccaggctggtcttgaactcctgacctcgtgatccacccgcctccagcttcccaaagtgctgggatgacaggcatgagccaccgcgcccggcctaagatcCCCTATTTTTCAGGACATTCCTCTGAGCTGTCAGGGCTTGTGCCCTCAGCGGGTCAGACTTTGACTTGAGCGTGATGTATCCAGGCGTTCATTCCAGTATCTTTCACTGCTGAGAGGGTTCGAGAAGAACAGGGTTAGGGCCCTTCCCAGCTTGGCTTAGCGAAGGAGAGAGATGACAGTTTTCACTAACACCAGATTTCCTGGGTGAGATAAAGGTGCTTTTATTTCCTGGGGTTGCCGTTCTGGTACTTGGGTTAATTTTTATTGGAAGTGAGCTAGAGAGGTTACATGCTTACCCAGTCGAGAGGTTTTTCTGTCTGAAAACAAATCT
Proteins encoded in this window:
- the LOC110742323 gene encoding 28S ribosomal protein S21, mitochondrial-like, giving the protein MVPEGNVESAYSTLNGILTMDGLAEDIKRISHIMRSDKINFLRGKNQADPWQGC